A single window of Polaribacter sp. SA4-10 DNA harbors:
- a CDS encoding penicillin-binding protein 1A, translating into MAKKKTTNFKKYIKWFWGVILGGVLSLIIIFLSASWGWLGALPTFEELENPESNLATEVISIDGKTLGKYATENRTPIKYKELPQNIVKALVATEDERFYEHSGIDFRGTTRAVLKPGSGGASTITQQLARMLFTGRKSRNKIKRVFQKVKEWVVATKLERQYTKQEIIAMYLNKYDFLNQAVGVRSAARIYFGKEPKELEIHESAMLVGMLKNSSYFNPLRRAELVKNRRNVVLKQMNRNEFITEQEKDSLQKLDLGLDIHKEGHSDGSATYFRSHLQKVMRTWVQNNPKPNGEEYDIFRDGLKIYVTIDSRMQKYAEEAIEEHISNLQSYFFAEQKTNKTAPFYDLEKDQIKGILERGKKNSGRYKRLKKYGKSSKEIDEIFNKKTAMKVFSWKGDIDTILSPIDSIRYYKYFLRSGLVSIEPQTGHIKAWVGGINNKHFKFDAVAQQKRQVGSTFKPFVYATAINQLGMSPCDEFPNTLYTIPKGKYGIPEAWTPENSNLKYGGMVTLKDGLAGSVNTMSARLIDKVTPENVARLARSAGIESEIQANPSIALGAVDLSLLEMVSAYSTFANKGLRVSPMILTRIEDKNGTVLEQFTPETKEVLSEESAYVILDLLKGVTLSGSGVRLRLPWEKPGYVTGHPYKFENPIAGKTGTTQNQSDGWFMGIVPNLATGIWTGGEDRATHFAGIAKGQGATMSLPSWALYMQKCYADKTLTISKEDFEKPENLSIKINCDEKSEEGDEINPIIIEEEDTDF; encoded by the coding sequence ATGGCAAAAAAGAAAACAACAAATTTTAAAAAATATATTAAATGGTTTTGGGGAGTCATTCTTGGTGGGGTTTTATCCTTAATAATCATATTTCTATCTGCATCTTGGGGATGGTTAGGCGCTTTACCAACCTTTGAAGAATTAGAAAATCCAGAATCCAATTTAGCAACAGAGGTTATTTCTATTGATGGAAAAACGTTAGGTAAATACGCAACAGAAAACAGAACTCCAATAAAATATAAAGAGTTGCCACAGAATATTGTGAAGGCTTTAGTAGCAACAGAAGATGAACGTTTTTATGAGCATTCTGGTATCGATTTTAGAGGAACTACAAGAGCCGTTTTAAAACCAGGAAGTGGAGGGGCAAGTACAATAACACAGCAACTTGCAAGAATGTTATTTACGGGACGAAAATCTAGAAATAAGATTAAAAGAGTCTTTCAAAAAGTAAAAGAATGGGTAGTTGCAACAAAGCTAGAAAGACAATATACAAAGCAAGAAATAATTGCAATGTATTTAAACAAATACGATTTTCTTAATCAAGCTGTAGGAGTGCGTTCTGCTGCCAGAATTTATTTTGGAAAAGAACCAAAGGAATTAGAGATTCATGAATCTGCAATGTTGGTAGGAATGTTAAAAAATTCATCCTATTTTAATCCTTTAAGGAGAGCCGAATTAGTAAAAAACCGTAGAAATGTTGTTTTAAAGCAAATGAATAGAAATGAGTTTATAACTGAACAAGAAAAAGACTCTCTTCAGAAATTAGATTTAGGTTTAGATATTCATAAAGAAGGACATAGTGATGGGTCTGCAACTTATTTTAGATCACACTTACAAAAAGTAATGCGTACATGGGTGCAAAATAACCCAAAGCCAAATGGAGAAGAATATGATATTTTTAGGGATGGATTAAAAATTTATGTAACGATAGATTCTAGAATGCAAAAATATGCAGAAGAGGCAATAGAAGAGCATATTTCTAATCTACAATCTTACTTTTTTGCTGAGCAAAAAACAAATAAAACGGCTCCTTTTTATGACCTTGAAAAAGATCAAATAAAAGGAATTTTAGAAAGAGGAAAAAAGAATTCTGGAAGATATAAGCGTTTAAAAAAATACGGAAAATCATCAAAAGAAATAGATGAAATATTTAATAAGAAAACAGCAATGAAGGTGTTTTCTTGGAAAGGAGATATAGATACAATTCTTTCTCCAATTGATTCTATTAGATATTATAAATACTTTTTACGTTCTGGTTTAGTTTCTATAGAACCACAAACAGGCCATATAAAAGCTTGGGTTGGAGGTATAAATAACAAACACTTTAAGTTTGATGCTGTAGCGCAACAAAAACGTCAAGTAGGTTCTACTTTTAAACCATTTGTGTACGCAACCGCTATTAATCAATTAGGAATGTCTCCTTGTGATGAATTTCCAAATACATTATACACAATTCCGAAAGGAAAATATGGAATTCCAGAAGCTTGGACTCCAGAAAACTCCAACTTAAAATACGGAGGAATGGTAACTTTAAAAGATGGTTTAGCCGGTTCTGTAAATACAATGTCTGCGAGACTAATAGATAAAGTTACGCCAGAAAATGTAGCTCGTTTAGCTAGATCTGCGGGTATAGAAAGTGAAATTCAGGCAAATCCATCGATTGCACTAGGTGCAGTAGATTTGTCATTATTAGAAATGGTAAGTGCATATTCTACATTTGCGAATAAAGGATTACGTGTTAGTCCAATGATTTTAACCAGAATTGAAGATAAAAACGGAACCGTTTTAGAACAATTTACACCCGAAACAAAAGAAGTTTTAAGTGAAGAATCTGCGTATGTGATTTTAGATTTATTAAAAGGAGTTACACTTTCTGGTTCTGGAGTTCGTTTGCGTTTACCTTGGGAAAAACCAGGTTATGTTACAGGGCATCCCTATAAATTTGAAAATCCAATTGCTGGAAAAACAGGTACAACTCAGAATCAATCAGATGGATGGTTTATGGGAATTGTTCCAAATTTAGCAACAGGAATTTGGACTGGTGGAGAAGATAGAGCAACCCATTTTGCTGGTATTGCAAAAGGGCAAGGAGCTACAATGTCTTTACCTTCTTGGGCATTATATATGCAAAAATGTTATGCTGATAAAACGCTAACTATCAGTAAAGAAGATTTTGAAAAACCAGAGAATTTATCTATTAAAATTAATTGTGATGAAAAATCTGAAGAAGGAGATGAAATCAATCCAATTATTATTGAAGAAGAAGATACAGATTTTTAG
- a CDS encoding CoA transferase subunit A, which translates to MINKKVNNAEEALHGVKSGMTLMLGGFGLCGIPENAISELVKLNVRDVTCISNNAGVDDFGLGLLLQNKQIKKMISSYVGENDEFERQMLSGELEVELTPQGTLAEKCRAAQAGFPAFYTPAGYGTEVAEGKESRAFNGKMYILEPAFEADFAFVKAWKGDVAGNLIFKGTSRNFNPNMCGAATITVAEVEELVPVGELDPNNVHVPGIFVQRIFQGKNYEKRIEQRTVRQK; encoded by the coding sequence ATGATCAACAAAAAAGTAAATAACGCAGAAGAAGCTTTACATGGAGTTAAAAGTGGAATGACTTTAATGCTTGGAGGCTTTGGTTTATGTGGGATTCCAGAAAATGCTATTTCAGAATTAGTCAAATTAAATGTTAGAGATGTTACTTGTATTTCTAACAATGCAGGAGTTGATGATTTTGGTTTAGGATTATTACTTCAAAATAAACAAATCAAAAAAATGATTTCTTCTTATGTAGGAGAAAATGATGAGTTTGAACGCCAAATGTTATCTGGAGAATTAGAAGTAGAATTAACACCACAAGGAACTTTAGCAGAAAAATGTAGAGCAGCGCAAGCTGGTTTTCCTGCATTTTATACACCTGCAGGTTATGGAACAGAAGTAGCAGAAGGAAAAGAAAGTAGAGCGTTTAATGGTAAAATGTACATTTTAGAACCCGCTTTTGAAGCTGATTTTGCATTTGTAAAAGCTTGGAAAGGAGACGTGGCAGGAAATTTAATTTTTAAAGGTACTTCTAGAAATTTTAATCCAAATATGTGTGGAGCAGCAACAATTACTGTTGCAGAAGTAGAAGAATTAGTTCCTGTAGGTGAACTAGACCCTAATAATGTACATGTTCCAGGTATTTTTGTACAGAGAATTTTTCAAGGTAAAAATTATGAGAAAAGAATTGAGCAACGAACTGTAAGACAAAAATAA
- a CDS encoding 3-oxoacid CoA-transferase subunit B, translating into MALDKNGIAKRIAQEVQDGFYVNLGIGIPTLVANYVRDDIEVEFQSENGVLGMGPFPFEGEEDADIINAGKQTITTMPGASFFDSAMSFAMIRGKHVHLTILGAMEVAENGDIANWKIPGKMVKGMGGAMDLVASAETIIVAMMHTNKRGESKILKKCSLPLTGVGCVTKVVTNLAVLEVRNNVFHLLERAPGVSVEEIKEATEGTLVIAGEIPEMNI; encoded by the coding sequence ATGGCTTTAGATAAGAATGGTATTGCGAAAAGAATCGCACAAGAAGTTCAAGATGGATTTTACGTAAACTTAGGAATTGGAATTCCAACGCTGGTTGCAAATTATGTAAGAGATGATATAGAAGTTGAATTTCAAAGTGAAAACGGAGTTTTAGGAATGGGACCTTTTCCTTTTGAAGGAGAAGAAGATGCAGATATTATTAATGCAGGTAAGCAAACGATTACCACCATGCCAGGTGCAAGTTTTTTTGATTCTGCAATGAGTTTTGCAATGATTCGTGGTAAGCACGTTCATTTAACAATTCTTGGAGCAATGGAAGTTGCAGAAAATGGAGATATTGCCAACTGGAAAATTCCAGGAAAAATGGTAAAAGGAATGGGAGGGGCAATGGATTTAGTTGCTTCTGCAGAAACTATTATTGTAGCTATGATGCATACAAATAAGCGTGGAGAGTCTAAGATTTTAAAAAAATGTTCTTTGCCTTTAACAGGTGTTGGTTGTGTAACCAAAGTGGTTACCAATTTAGCGGTTTTAGAAGTTAGAAATAATGTTTTTCATTTACTAGAAAGGGCTCCTGGTGTTTCTGTAGAAGAAATAAAAGAGGCAACAGAAGGAACATTAGTTATAGCTGGTGAAATTCCAGAAATGAATATTTAA
- a CDS encoding exodeoxyribonuclease III, with the protein MKIISYNVNGIRAALKKGFIAWLEAANPDVICIQETKAHKEQLDVTEFENAGYPHHYWFSAQKKGYSSVAVFCKEKPNHVEYGTGIETMDFEGRNLRVDFDAVSVMSLYLPSGTNSERLNFKFNYMDEFQEYINTLKQEIPNLVICGDYNICHESIDIHNPKMKGVSGFLPEEREWIGNFINSGFVDSFRYLNQESQQYSWWSYRANSRANNKGWRLDYGMVSTPLKDKISRAYILPEAKHSDHCPIVVELDL; encoded by the coding sequence ATGAAGATAATATCCTACAACGTAAACGGAATTAGAGCGGCATTAAAAAAAGGATTTATAGCGTGGTTAGAAGCTGCAAATCCAGATGTGATTTGTATTCAAGAAACAAAAGCACATAAAGAACAGTTGGATGTAACTGAGTTTGAAAACGCAGGTTATCCGCATCATTATTGGTTTTCTGCTCAGAAAAAAGGGTATTCTTCTGTTGCTGTTTTTTGTAAAGAAAAACCAAATCATGTTGAATATGGTACAGGAATTGAAACAATGGATTTTGAAGGAAGAAACCTACGTGTAGATTTTGATGCTGTTTCTGTTATGAGCTTGTATTTACCTTCAGGAACAAACTCAGAAAGATTGAATTTTAAGTTCAATTATATGGATGAATTTCAAGAATACATAAATACTTTAAAACAAGAAATTCCGAATTTAGTAATCTGTGGAGACTATAATATTTGCCATGAATCAATTGACATTCACAATCCAAAAATGAAAGGAGTTTCTGGTTTTTTACCAGAAGAAAGAGAATGGATTGGTAACTTTATTAATAGTGGGTTTGTAGATAGTTTTCGTTATTTAAATCAAGAATCACAACAATATTCTTGGTGGAGTTACAGAGCAAATTCTAGAGCTAATAATAAAGGTTGGCGCTTAGATTATGGAATGGTTTCAACACCTTTAAAAGATAAAATATCTAGAGCTTATATTTTGCCAGAAGCGAAACACTCAGATCATTGTCCTATCGTTGTTGAGTTGGATTTATAA
- a CDS encoding lytic transglycosylase domain-containing protein — translation MKKLFILLLFTSSVFAQTSNDSIPKKITRAALFSDYDIVLIDSLLMDTKYKSPLYETSEYIIKDIEGKNVADVDLSTEILKERLQKINARTPFHIAYNPSLEKVIKSYLKYRKRYYPALMAKAAYYFPMFEKHLDQYDVPLEMKYLAIVESALNPTAKSRVGATGLWQFMYTTGIQYKLKVSSYVDERQDPLKATIAACQYLSDLYNIFGDWDLALAAYNSGPGNVAKAIKRSGGYRNYWNIRPFLPRETAGYVPAFYATMYLFEYQKEHELIADAPQIRHFETDTIHVKKSISFDQISETTGISSELLQLLNPSYKLDVIPFIEGKNYAITLPRKNTFRFLDKEQEIYALAETDASKREKPLPKYFEMDKRIRYKVRSGDFLGKIANKFGVRVSDLKRWNRLKTSRLKIGQRLSVYPKRMSVSKASTKVVKSKQKPFKTTGKGTYETYTVKKGDSLWTISRKFKNVSVDKIKKWNNIWSVKSLKPGTKLKIFKS, via the coding sequence ATGAAAAAACTATTTATATTATTACTTTTTACTTCTAGTGTTTTTGCACAAACGTCAAACGATTCTATTCCTAAGAAAATAACAAGAGCAGCTTTATTTTCTGATTACGATATTGTTTTGATTGATAGTCTTTTAATGGATACTAAATACAAGTCTCCATTGTATGAGACATCAGAGTATATCATAAAAGATATAGAAGGAAAAAATGTTGCTGATGTAGATTTATCTACAGAAATCTTAAAAGAAAGACTGCAGAAAATTAATGCAAGAACACCATTTCATATTGCATATAATCCTTCATTAGAAAAGGTAATAAAATCGTATTTAAAATATCGTAAAAGATATTACCCTGCATTAATGGCAAAAGCAGCGTATTATTTTCCAATGTTTGAAAAACATCTAGATCAGTATGATGTTCCTTTAGAAATGAAATATTTGGCAATTGTTGAATCTGCTTTAAATCCTACTGCAAAATCTAGAGTTGGAGCAACAGGTTTGTGGCAGTTTATGTACACCACAGGAATTCAATACAAATTAAAGGTGAGTTCTTATGTAGATGAGCGTCAAGATCCATTAAAAGCAACAATTGCAGCGTGTCAATATTTATCAGATTTGTATAACATTTTTGGTGATTGGGATTTGGCTTTAGCAGCTTACAATTCTGGACCAGGAAATGTTGCAAAAGCAATTAAACGTTCTGGTGGTTATAGAAATTATTGGAATATTCGTCCGTTTTTACCAAGAGAAACAGCAGGTTATGTTCCTGCTTTTTATGCAACAATGTATTTGTTTGAATATCAAAAAGAGCATGAATTAATTGCTGATGCTCCTCAAATTCGTCATTTTGAAACAGATACAATTCACGTTAAAAAATCCATTAGTTTTGATCAAATTTCAGAAACTACAGGAATAAGTTCAGAATTATTACAACTTTTAAATCCATCTTATAAACTAGATGTTATTCCTTTTATAGAAGGAAAAAATTATGCAATCACTTTACCTAGAAAAAATACATTTCGTTTTTTAGATAAAGAGCAAGAAATTTATGCTTTAGCAGAAACAGATGCGTCTAAAAGAGAAAAGCCTTTACCAAAGTATTTTGAAATGGATAAACGTATCCGTTACAAAGTTAGAAGTGGCGATTTTTTAGGGAAAATTGCAAATAAGTTTGGCGTAAGAGTTAGCGATTTAAAACGTTGGAATCGTTTAAAAACGAGTCGTCTTAAAATTGGTCAAAGATTAAGTGTTTACCCTAAAAGAATGTCAGTTTCAAAGGCTTCAACTAAGGTTGTGAAATCAAAACAAAAACCTTTTAAAACTACTGGTAAAGGTACGTATGAAACATATACTGTTAAAAAAGGAGATTCCCTTTGGACTATTTCTAGGAAATTTAAAAATGTTTCTGTAGATAAAATTAAAAAGTGGAACAATATTTGGAGTGTTAAAAGTCTTAAACCAGGAACTAAACTTAAAATTTTTAAAAGCTAA
- a CDS encoding DUF4837 family protein, translating to MKKILALFAITLLLAACVGNDKFVMQQSIGKVNKVMVVTKSSDWIGDVGNEVRNSFGEIMVGLPQPEPIFTVSQIAPNGFGNMMKVGRNILIIGESDKESYSVKHNVYAQPQTIIYVYAKDDAGMVAMLQKHKKEIRDTFTESDVKMTQGIFSKIKLDDSKFKTIQNLGISLILHDKFRTVEDTGEFLWLRQHLTSGIAKTGSNNILLYSVPLDDESKVEENIVAVRNTIGKKYIPGSDPEKMYMITEEAYTPFTFDAVIDGKKAYETRGKWEVKNDFMAGPFVNYTVIDKKNNRLIVFEGFTYAPSVNKRAFLFELEAIAKSMKIK from the coding sequence ATGAAAAAAATACTTGCACTATTCGCAATAACACTTTTACTAGCAGCTTGTGTTGGTAATGATAAATTTGTTATGCAACAATCTATTGGTAAAGTAAACAAAGTAATGGTTGTTACTAAATCTAGTGATTGGATAGGAGATGTTGGAAATGAAGTTCGTAATTCTTTTGGAGAGATAATGGTAGGTTTACCGCAACCAGAACCAATTTTTACAGTTTCTCAAATTGCGCCAAATGGTTTTGGTAATATGATGAAAGTAGGGAGAAATATTTTAATTATTGGAGAATCTGATAAAGAGAGTTATTCTGTAAAACACAATGTGTATGCGCAACCACAAACTATAATTTATGTCTATGCAAAAGATGATGCTGGTATGGTAGCCATGTTGCAAAAACATAAAAAAGAAATTAGAGACACATTTACAGAGTCTGATGTTAAAATGACCCAAGGTATTTTTTCAAAAATAAAATTAGACGATTCTAAATTTAAAACAATTCAAAATTTAGGAATTTCATTAATTCTTCACGATAAATTTAGAACAGTTGAAGACACGGGTGAATTTCTTTGGCTTCGCCAACATTTAACAAGTGGAATTGCTAAAACTGGAAGTAATAATATTTTGCTTTATTCAGTTCCTTTAGATGATGAAAGTAAGGTTGAAGAAAATATTGTTGCCGTTAGAAATACTATTGGTAAGAAATATATTCCAGGTTCAGATCCAGAAAAAATGTATATGATTACTGAAGAAGCATATACTCCTTTTACTTTTGATGCAGTTATTGATGGTAAAAAAGCCTATGAAACTCGTGGAAAATGGGAAGTAAAAAATGATTTTATGGCGGGTCCTTTTGTAAATTATACGGTTATAGATAAGAAGAACAATAGACTTATTGTTTTTGAAGGATTTACCTATGCACCTTCTGTTAATAAAAGAGCTTTTCTTTTTGAGTTAGAGGCAATTGCAAAATCTATGAAGATAAAATAG
- a CDS encoding DUF1761 domain-containing protein, translating to MEFNQKQLDIMEMNFLALFLTALVPVVIGFIWYGPLLGKAWLKEMGFTKESMERKNRALLFILCYVFSLFIAMFLLPATIHQMGVYSTLAGEPGFAESTGEAFTYFQDFSANYGDRFRTFKHGAFHGALTGVFLVLPVLAIIAMFEKKSVKYIAINAGYWIVSLGIMGGLVCQYGI from the coding sequence TTGGAATTCAACCAAAAACAATTAGATATCATGGAAATGAATTTTTTAGCTTTATTTTTAACTGCGTTAGTTCCTGTAGTAATCGGTTTTATCTGGTATGGACCTTTATTAGGGAAAGCTTGGTTGAAAGAAATGGGTTTTACCAAAGAATCTATGGAACGTAAAAACAGGGCATTACTATTTATTTTATGCTATGTATTTAGTTTATTTATAGCAATGTTTTTGCTACCAGCTACAATTCATCAGATGGGCGTATATTCTACTTTAGCAGGAGAGCCTGGTTTTGCAGAAAGTACAGGAGAAGCATTCACCTACTTTCAAGATTTTTCAGCGAACTATGGAGATCGTTTTAGAACATTTAAGCATGGAGCCTTTCATGGTGCTTTAACAGGAGTATTTTTAGTTTTACCTGTTTTAGCTATTATTGCAATGTTTGAAAAGAAAAGTGTAAAGTATATAGCTATTAATGCTGGATATTGGATAGTTAGTTTAGGAATTATGGGGGGTCTTGTTTGTCAATACGGAATATAA
- the trpS gene encoding tryptophan--tRNA ligase codes for MSRILTGVQSTGTPHLGNLLGAILPAIEMANNPKNEAFLFIADMHSLTQIKDGNTLRENTYSTAATWLACGLDVNKTIFYRQSDVPETTELTWYLSCYFPYQRLTLAHSFKDKADRLADVNAGLFSYPMLMAADILLYDAEIVPVGKDQLQHLEMTRDVASRFNNIVGETLVIPQAKIQEHTKLVPGTDGEKMSKSRDNIINIFLPDKKLRKQIMGIKTDSLALEDPKNPDTDTIFALYKLLASEEETEEMRLKYLAGNYGYGHAKQALYELIIDKFATVRERYIHFMENKNEIDDALAIGKEKAKSVAQEVLQRVRTKIGY; via the coding sequence ATGTCAAGAATTTTAACAGGAGTACAAAGTACTGGAACACCACATTTAGGGAATTTATTAGGCGCAATTTTGCCCGCAATTGAAATGGCAAATAACCCTAAAAATGAAGCATTTCTATTTATTGCAGATATGCATTCTTTAACTCAAATTAAGGACGGAAACACCTTAAGAGAAAACACGTATAGCACAGCTGCAACTTGGCTTGCTTGTGGTTTAGATGTTAATAAAACTATTTTCTACAGACAAAGTGATGTACCAGAAACTACTGAATTAACTTGGTATTTAAGCTGTTATTTTCCGTATCAAAGGTTAACATTAGCACATAGCTTTAAAGACAAAGCAGACAGATTAGCGGATGTTAATGCTGGTTTATTTTCGTATCCAATGTTAATGGCAGCAGATATTTTATTATATGATGCAGAAATTGTTCCTGTTGGAAAAGACCAATTACAGCATTTAGAAATGACACGTGATGTTGCAAGTAGATTTAACAATATTGTAGGAGAAACTTTAGTAATACCACAAGCAAAAATACAAGAACACACAAAATTAGTTCCTGGAACTGATGGTGAAAAAATGAGTAAATCTAGAGATAACATTATTAATATATTTCTTCCTGACAAAAAGTTAAGAAAGCAAATTATGGGAATAAAAACCGATAGTTTAGCCTTAGAAGACCCAAAAAATCCAGATACAGATACTATTTTTGCACTTTATAAATTATTGGCTTCAGAAGAAGAAACTGAAGAAATGCGATTAAAATATTTAGCCGGAAATTATGGTTATGGCCACGCAAAACAAGCTTTATATGAATTAATAATTGATAAATTTGCAACAGTTAGAGAACGTTACATTCATTTTATGGAAAACAAAAATGAAATTGACGATGCTTTAGCTATAGGGAAAGAAAAAGCTAAAAGTGTTGCACAAGAAGTTTTACAGAGAGTTAGAACCAAAATAGGTTACTAA
- a CDS encoding 1-acyl-sn-glycerol-3-phosphate acyltransferase: MKFFKIPFLLVWRLWFYILMLTTVIIMSPFLLVLTAKEEYYHIMWKMIRIWAKILIYGMGFRLDIQLDEEIEPDESYMFCPNHASLMDPFVLIVLSKNPIVFVGKKELVKIPIFGFFYKKVVIMVDRNNPKSRKRVFDMARRRLQNGVSMAIFPEGLVPTENIVLSPFKKGAFSLAIEFKMPIVPQVYYDCKRFFSWDYQKGGPGVFRIRQHKFIETKGLEKNNLNTLLDQTFNLMYTDLVNDTKYMEDTNKPNNERKFKSPL; the protein is encoded by the coding sequence ATGAAATTTTTTAAAATTCCTTTTCTATTAGTTTGGCGATTGTGGTTTTACATATTAATGTTGACAACTGTAATTATAATGTCTCCGTTTTTATTAGTTCTTACTGCTAAAGAAGAATACTATCATATAATGTGGAAGATGATTAGAATCTGGGCTAAAATTCTAATTTATGGAATGGGTTTTAGACTAGATATTCAATTAGATGAAGAAATTGAACCTGATGAAAGCTATATGTTTTGCCCAAATCATGCGTCATTAATGGATCCTTTTGTCTTGATTGTTTTAAGTAAAAATCCTATTGTTTTTGTAGGTAAAAAAGAACTAGTTAAAATTCCGATTTTCGGATTTTTCTATAAAAAAGTTGTTATTATGGTTGATAGAAACAATCCGAAAAGTAGAAAAAGAGTTTTTGACATGGCAAGGCGAAGACTACAAAATGGAGTAAGCATGGCTATTTTTCCTGAAGGATTAGTGCCTACAGAGAATATTGTTTTATCACCATTTAAAAAAGGAGCATTTAGTTTAGCAATAGAATTTAAAATGCCTATTGTTCCTCAAGTTTATTATGATTGTAAACGTTTTTTTTCTTGGGATTATCAAAAAGGTGGACCCGGAGTTTTTAGGATTCGTCAACACAAATTTATAGAAACAAAAGGGTTAGAAAAGAATAATTTGAATACTCTTTTAGATCAAACATTTAATCTTATGTACACTGATTTGGTAAATGACACCAAATACATGGAGGATACAAATAAACCAAATAATGAAAGAAAATTTAAATCACCGTTATAG
- a CDS encoding hemolysin III family protein: MKENLNHRYSAKEEKLNVFSHALGLLASIIAFPFLLIKTFTISGFWNSASFVIFGLSLMILYAASTFYHAAKKPKNRRKLNIFDHAAIYVLIAGSYTPFCLVGLSSKLGWYMFIFVWVFALIGILLKLFFTGKFDKISTAMYLLMGWQVMFFAKPLAESLTPYSLNLLIAGGVFYTIGAILYSIKKLPYNHATFHVFVLLGSISHFFAIYSL, from the coding sequence ATGAAAGAAAATTTAAATCACCGTTATAGTGCGAAAGAAGAGAAACTAAATGTGTTTTCTCATGCTTTAGGGTTATTAGCAAGTATTATTGCCTTTCCTTTTTTGTTGATAAAGACATTTACTATTTCTGGTTTTTGGAATTCTGCCAGTTTTGTGATTTTCGGATTAAGTTTAATGATTTTATATGCTGCATCTACATTTTACCACGCAGCAAAAAAACCAAAAAATAGAAGAAAGTTAAATATCTTTGATCATGCAGCAATTTATGTTTTAATTGCTGGTAGTTACACCCCTTTTTGTCTCGTTGGGCTATCTTCTAAATTAGGATGGTATATGTTTATTTTTGTTTGGGTTTTTGCCTTAATTGGTATTCTTTTAAAGTTGTTTTTTACAGGAAAATTTGATAAAATTTCTACAGCAATGTACTTATTAATGGGTTGGCAAGTTATGTTTTTTGCAAAGCCTTTAGCAGAAAGTTTAACACCTTATAGTTTGAACTTATTAATTGCGGGAGGTGTTTTTTATACCATTGGAGCAATTTTATATTCTATTAAAAAGTTACCTTACAATCATGCCACTTTCCATGTGTTTGTTTTACTTGGAAGTATCAGTCATTTTTTTGCTATTTATTCTTTATAA
- a CDS encoding CYTH domain-containing protein, which produces MSLEIERKFLVKNDNFKQESFQKKQIKQGFLNSDKNRVVRIRISDDKAFITVKGKSNKEGTTRFEWEKEILKEEAEKLLLLCEPSLIEKTRYLVKKGKHIFEIDEFYGDNNGLIVAEIELNSEHEKFDKPSWLDKEVTGELEYYNSILSKNPFKNWV; this is translated from the coding sequence ATGAGTTTAGAAATTGAAAGAAAATTTTTAGTTAAAAATGATAATTTTAAACAAGAAAGTTTTCAGAAAAAACAGATTAAGCAAGGTTTTTTAAATTCTGATAAAAATAGAGTTGTTAGAATTCGCATTTCTGATGACAAAGCATTTATCACTGTAAAAGGAAAGTCGAACAAAGAAGGAACAACTAGGTTTGAATGGGAAAAAGAAATTTTAAAAGAAGAGGCAGAAAAATTACTCTTATTATGTGAGCCTAGTTTGATAGAAAAAACACGTTATCTTGTTAAAAAAGGAAAGCATATTTTTGAAATTGATGAATTTTATGGTGATAATAATGGACTTATTGTTGCAGAAATTGAATTAAATTCTGAGCACGAAAAATTTGATAAACCAAGTTGGCTAGATAAAGAAGTAACTGGTGAGTTAGAATACTACAACTCTATATTAAGTAAGAATCCTTTTAAAAATTGGGTATAA